One genomic window of Caenorhabditis elegans chromosome I includes the following:
- the cbl-1 gene encoding cystathionine gamma-lyase (Partially confirmed by transcript evidence), with product MIRTDNLSDLASARDYWRTDKYISFVITFQFYLLLDTMSDSFNWPAGNNEARERLGEKFESLHLDSRISTSHAKPLSNADPVVVPIYHSSTYRFKTVDQFNEDNHGANFVYRRCGNPTTENVEVVINEIEGGAGSLLYNSGLAAISAVFLEFLSSGAHMIVMNPIYSDSYMS from the exons ATGATAAGAACTGATAATCTATCTGATCTTGCATCAGCGAGAGATTATTGGAGAACTGATAAATACATTTCATTTGTAATCACATTTCAGTTCTATTTGCTGTTGGACACAATGAG TGACAGTTTCAACTGGCCAGCTGGAAATAACGAGGCAAGAGAACGTTTGGGAGAAAA ATTTGAAAGTCTCCACTTGGACAGTCGAATTTCAACATCTCATGCAAAACCACTTTCAAATGCTGATCCAGTAGTTGTTCCAATTTATCATTCAAGTACTTATCGTTTCAAAACAGTTGATCAATTCAATGAAGACAATCACGGTGCCAACTTTGTATATCGTCGATGCGGAAATCCAACAACTGAAAATGTGGAAGTTGTGATTAATGAGATAGAAGGCGGTGCAGGATCCCTCCTATACAACTCGGGTCTTGCAGCGATTAGTGcagtttttctggaatttctgaGTTCCGGTGCTCATATGATTGTTATGAACCCAATTTATAGTG attcttaCATGTCTTGA
- the cbl-1 gene encoding plant cystathionine gamma-synthase (Partially confirmed by transcript evidence) produces MIRTDNLSDLASARDYWRTDKYISFVITFQFYLLLDTMSDSFNWPAGNNEARERLGEKFESLHLDSRISTSHAKPLSNADPVVVPIYHSSTYRFKTVDQFNEDNHGANFVYRRCGNPTTENVEVVINEIEGGAGSLLYNSGLAAISAVFLEFLSSGAHMIVMNPIYSGTSSFINETLARFGVEITSVDVEKEKDFAGAVEKAIRPNTKMIYFESIANPTMAVPDILGTIEVAKKYKILTCLDATFSSPYNIQPLKLGADISLHSCSKYIGGHTDVIAGVVTVSSYDNWKKLKLQQLTTGSSLSPYDAALLTRGLKTLGLRVDRISENAQKTAEFLESHPKVERVFYPGLPSHPQHQYAKQVMKQFAGMIAFDVGTAENAIKLVESLKLIIHAVSLGGTESLIEHPLSMSHGKHLLRYLDGPTVAPGLLRFSVGIENVEDIIGDLNDALEKL; encoded by the exons ATGATAAGAACTGATAATCTATCTGATCTTGCATCAGCGAGAGATTATTGGAGAACTGATAAATACATTTCATTTGTAATCACATTTCAGTTCTATTTGCTGTTGGACACAATGAG TGACAGTTTCAACTGGCCAGCTGGAAATAACGAGGCAAGAGAACGTTTGGGAGAAAA ATTTGAAAGTCTCCACTTGGACAGTCGAATTTCAACATCTCATGCAAAACCACTTTCAAATGCTGATCCAGTAGTTGTTCCAATTTATCATTCAAGTACTTATCGTTTCAAAACAGTTGATCAATTCAATGAAGACAATCACGGTGCCAACTTTGTATATCGTCGATGCGGAAATCCAACAACTGAAAATGTGGAAGTTGTGATTAATGAGATAGAAGGCGGTGCAGGATCCCTCCTATACAACTCGGGTCTTGCAGCGATTAGTGcagtttttctggaatttctgaGTTCCGGTGCTCATATGATTGTTATGAACCCAATTTATAGTGGTACATCATCATTTATTAATGAGACATTGGCTCGTTTTGGAGTTGAAATAACTTCTGTTGAcgttgaaaaagaaaaggattTTGCTGGAGCTGTTGAAAAAGCAATTCGGCCAAATACTAAGATGATTTACTTTGAATCAATTGCCAATCCAACGATGGCAGTTCCAGATATTTTGGGAACAATTGAAGTGGCAAAGAAATATAAG attcttaCATGTCTTGATGCAACTTTCTCATCTCCATACAACATTCAACCACTGAAACTTGGAGCAGACATCAGTCTTCATAGCTG CTCAAAATACATTGGAGGACATACGGATGTGATTGCTGGAGTTGTTACAGTATCATCTTAtgataattggaaaaaacttaAACTTCAACAATTGACGACTGGAAGTTCTTTG AGTCCATACGACGCTGCCCTGTTGACCAGAGGTCTCAAAACTCTTGGATTGCGAGTTGAtaggatttcagaaaatgctcagaaaactGCAGAATTTCTAGAATCCCATCCAAAAGTTGAACGTGTCTTTTATCCAGGACTTCCATCCCACCCACAGCATCAATATGCTAAACAAGTAATGAAACAATTTGCTGGAATGATTGCATTTGATGTTGGAACTGCTGAAAATGCAATCAAGCTTGTTGAG AGTCTTAAACTAATCATTCATGCAGTATCTCTTGGTGGTACTGAATCTTTAATCGAACATCCTCTGTCAATGTCTCATGGTAAACATTTACTTCGATATTTGGATGGTCCGACTGTTGCCCCTGGACTTCTCCGATTTAG cGTTGGCATTGAAAATGTGGAGGATATTATTGGAGATTTGAATGATGCCCTCGAGAAGCTTTGA